Part of the Candidatus Desulfarcum epimagneticum genome is shown below.
GGCCCCACCTTCGCCATCATCGGAATGGTGGCCGCCAAAGAGCTGACCGGCGGCGATCCCCTGTGGCAGATCCAGGTCCGAGAGATATCGGCGGCCATCATGATCGCCTCCTTTCTGGAGATATTTCTGGGCTACACCGGCATTATGGGCGTGGTGAAACGGGCCATCAGCCCGGTGGTGGCCGGCCCCACCATCGCCATGATCGGCCTGGCCCTGTTCGGCATCGGGGCGCCCTGGATGGCCACGAACTGGATCATTTCCCTCATCACCCTTGTGGCCCTGATTTTGTATTCCCAGGTGTTTTCAGCCAAATCCAAGGTGTTTCTTTTGTTTCCCGTTCTTTTGGCCATCGCCACCGGATGGATTTTGGCCTTTATCGGAACCGTGTCGGGGATCATTTCCCCGGACAACGCGGCGTTTTTAAAAACGGACCTGGTGAGCGCGGCCCCCTGGCTGAGTTTTAAACCCATGATGCCCTTTAAATGGGGCTTCCCCGATTTTTCCAGCGCCACCATATGGGCCGGGGTCTTTGGAATGCTGGCCGGCTACCTGGCCTCCATGATCGAGTCCATCGGTGATTACTACGCCTGCGCCCGAATCTCCGAGGCGCCGGTTCCCACATCCCGGATGATCTCCCGGGGCCTGGGCGCCGAAGGTCTGGGATGCCTCATCGCGGGAATTTTCCAGACCTGCAACGGCACCACCTCCTATTCCGAGAACATCGGCTCCATCGGGCTGACCCGGGTGGCCAGCCGCCGGGTGGTCATCTGCGGCGCCGCGGCCATGCTGGTGATTCCCGTGGTGGGAAAATTCGGCGCTGTTCTGGCCACCCTTCCCAAACCGGTGGTGGGCGCCATGTTCGTGGGCCTTTTCGGCATGATCGCCTCGGTGGGCCTGTCCAATCTCCAGCTGGTGAACCTGAACAACTCCCGGAATCTGTTTATCATCGGCATCTCCTTTTTCGCCGGGCTGTCGGTTCCGGCCCATTTCGGGCCCAATGCCATTGACTGGTCGGCAAGC
Proteins encoded:
- a CDS encoding conserved membrane hypothetical protein (Evidence 4 : Unknown function but conserved in other organisms), translating into MSETQQLETKGWIVYPIGSKPKWPAAVLLGIQQYLTMFGATVLIPFIIGGAIKMPQEELALLISTIFFTSGVCTLIQQSRLGNRLPIIQGGTFSFLGPTFAIIGMVAAKELTGGDPLWQIQVREISAAIMIASFLEIFLGYTGIMGVVKRAISPVVAGPTIAMIGLALFGIGAPWMATNWIISLITLVALILYSQVFSAKSKVFLLFPVLLAIATGWILAFIGTVSGIISPDNAAFLKTDLVSAAPWLSFKPMMPFKWGFPDFSSATIWAGVFGMLAGYLASMIESIGDYYACARISEAPVPTSRMISRGLGAEGLGCLIAGIFQTCNGTTSYSENIGSIGLTRVASRRVVICGAAAMLVIPVVGKFGAVLATLPKPVVGAMFVGLFGMIASVGLSNLQLVNLNNSRNLFIIGISFFAGLSVPAHFGPNAIDWSASGQFAGVAGNILQALLSTGMAVTAIVGMLLDNTLPGATRAERGVEAWETEASEEAWEEAEKEWALIEEGRMRASK